The [Clostridium] celerecrescens 18A genomic sequence CATCTGCAGTGTGCAAACGGCCCGCTTAGTTTAACTGTGTATCATTTGAAATATTCAAAAGCTTATGAAATGAAGCAAAAAAGGAGAGGATGCGCACGCAACCTCCCTCTATAATCTGATAGACTTAAGAATTCTACCACTCTTAGAAAATAATTTATATGGTACATATTATTCACCGCGCAAGGAGTTTAATTCAGGGAATGTAAATTCTCCCCAACTATAATTCATCATATAAACTCCTTTAAATAGATGGGCATACTCTGCTTTTCCGGATAAATAATTATACAAGTCACAGCTCACCAGTCCGGTATTGAGTCTTCTTAACCCTTTTTTCGACTCTACCAATTCTTCCAGATGATATTCCTTTAAGGTATTTCGAAGCAACATAAATACTTTTCTGCAACGCGCAAAGGTAGTCTGGTTGGCTTCTTCGCCTTCCCACAAACATGCAATGATTTCACCGGGAGATACGAAACCTCTGCGCCGGTCCACCAATAAGGCCAGCAACTCCTTTGCTTTTGGGTTTGGTATTAGAATCGCCTCCCCATTGTGGAATAGGTCAAAATAGCCAAATGTACGGATATAGAGTCCAGTATCAGACTGGCTTGGTTTTTCTATAGGTGTAACCATTGAACTTGCAGCTATGTTCTGCATTTGTTCATGGTAGATCACATATCTATTACGTCCGTTTAGTTTTGCGTGGTAAAGCGCGATGTCCGCCTTTTCGTAGAGCGTTTGAAAATTATCTCCATGTTTTGGGAATAATGCAATTCCAGCGCTCATGGAAACTTTAATTCCATGCTTTAATTCCCGGTAAATCGCTGCAATAATGATGCGAAGTCGCTCTTTGACGGATTCAAGATCTGAACTGTCATTGACATAAATTGCAAATTCATCTCCACCAATACGTGCAACCATATCTTCCGGCTCTATAACAAGTTTCAACGTTTTTGCAATATCTTTTAATACCTTGTCCCCGTAAGCATGACCCAGCACGTCATTGATCTGACCAAAACCATCGACATCCAACATGATCAGAGCACGACAAATCCCATCCATCGTTATTGCACATTTTTCTTGAATCTTATCCATAAGTGCGGCCCGGTTGTAAATCTCCGTCACCGGATCGAATTGAGCTCGCTCCACTAGCTTCAGCGCCGATTCGTGTTCCTGGGTCACATCACGACAGGACAGCCATATGTTGACACACGCGTTATAAGGGTCACGGAGCAGTTGGTACAGAATACGTACCCATGTTTGTTTTCCGTTGAAGTAGAGGGGGAATTCCAAAACATCATGGCTCACGCCATGAGAAAATGCGTCCCAAAGGACAGTTCTAGAAAAACTATTCAGAAAGGATTCCCGGTAGGAGGGAAGAATATCCTGCCCGAACCGTTGGATCGCTTCCGTATAAGAGGCCGTAAGTGCCTCTCGGTAGCAATCTGGAACTACTCCGTCACTTGATTCAAAAGAATCCTTAGTTAGATTATATTCAATATTGAGAACGACCTTGCGGGTCCCTACCTCCAGCTTTTGTTTTCCCACCCGCATAAAATCACGAAAGCGTTGAGCTGCCAATACCTTATCACGTATTTCCGTGATATCCTTACAAAAAATGATAGCGTAAAGCGGAACCCGATTTTGATCAAAGGCAATTACGTATGTGCAGTGATACCATTGCCAGCTCTTGTTCTCTCTTTTAATTTTAATATTAATCTCACCTTTTGGGATCCCATTGCACATCTTATCTAAGAAGAGTCCCATTTCTTCTATATTTTCTTCTGCCACCAGTTTGGAATCCCGAAGTTGCCTCATTGTAAGCTTACCAGACACACTAGAAAAGAATTCTCGTGCCACAGCCCCTATAGGTTCAAAATGATCGCTACAAAAGTCGTACTTTGCAATCACAGTACTCACATTATTGAGAACTCCCTGCAATAGCAGAGACGATTCTTTCAGAACAGAGATAAAATCGTCTACAGTCAAATCGCTCATTGGTGGGACATCATAATTCAGCAGCTTCATCAGCTGAATGATTTCAAACTGAATTTCTGAGACATCTTTTGGTGAAAGATGCTCTCTGGTATTCCAAATATGTTTATCTTCCATACAGCCACCTTTCTCTACGACGCCAGCGTTCCAAAAAATTGATTCCAGCGTTCTAATTGTTAACTATTATATATAATTACTAAATAAAATTCTATATTTTCAACCAAAAAAATACAAATGGAAGTAATGTATGCAGTACTGGATTTGCTGTAGAATCTACCAAAGAAAGCCCCATTTGACCTTTATCCACAAAATGATCCGCTGTGACATTCTATCTTCACAATCATAGGATGGTACAACCAGGACAGCACTTAATGCTTCTGCATAACCTGGCATATGGTCCTGGAGGTTGTATCCGAGAGGAGGACACACAGCAATGGAGGAACGGTATTTCGAAGCAGGACAAAAGATTAAAAAAGCAACTTCAAACCGTCAGGTGTGGAACTTTCATTCCGCCCCCTGCCTTCACCCAATGAAGGTCAAGATTAATGTAGACAGACCCGGAACCGCTCCTGGTTATCTGTTTGTAGCACCATATACGGGGTTTGGAGAAACTTTGGTCGGACAAACGGGGTCCCTAATTATGGATCAGACCGGCGATCCGGTCTGGTTCCGGCCCCTTAAAAGCCGGTATCTGCAGAACACTGACTTTAAGGTACAAAGATATAAAGGAAAACCAGTTCTCACGATGTGGCAGGGCACTATTTCCGGTACCCAGACCGAAAATCCAAACCTGCCTGACGGAGATCCGGAACCGGGCGCTTATTTTCAGATATTAGACCAGAATTATAAGGTGATTAAAAAACTTAAGGCAAAGAAAGGGTTTACCTCAGATGTTCACGAATTTACAATCACGAAACGCAATACTGCATTATTTACCGCAGTAAAGCAGGTA encodes the following:
- a CDS encoding diguanylate cyclase domain-containing protein, whose translation is MEDKHIWNTREHLSPKDVSEIQFEIIQLMKLLNYDVPPMSDLTVDDFISVLKESSLLLQGVLNNVSTVIAKYDFCSDHFEPIGAVAREFFSSVSGKLTMRQLRDSKLVAEENIEEMGLFLDKMCNGIPKGEINIKIKRENKSWQWYHCTYVIAFDQNRVPLYAIIFCKDITEIRDKVLAAQRFRDFMRVGKQKLEVGTRKVVLNIEYNLTKDSFESSDGVVPDCYREALTASYTEAIQRFGQDILPSYRESFLNSFSRTVLWDAFSHGVSHDVLEFPLYFNGKQTWVRILYQLLRDPYNACVNIWLSCRDVTQEHESALKLVERAQFDPVTEIYNRAALMDKIQEKCAITMDGICRALIMLDVDGFGQINDVLGHAYGDKVLKDIAKTLKLVIEPEDMVARIGGDEFAIYVNDSSDLESVKERLRIIIAAIYRELKHGIKVSMSAGIALFPKHGDNFQTLYEKADIALYHAKLNGRNRYVIYHEQMQNIAASSMVTPIEKPSQSDTGLYIRTFGYFDLFHNGEAILIPNPKAKELLALLVDRRRGFVSPGEIIACLWEGEEANQTTFARCRKVFMLLRNTLKEYHLEELVESKKGLRRLNTGLVSCDLYNYLSGKAEYAHLFKGVYMMNYSWGEFTFPELNSLRGE